In Longimicrobiaceae bacterium, the DNA window TGGGAACACCCCTCGCTGAACGCCACTTCTATCTCACGTACGGAGCCATGGAACTGAAGATCGAAGGCGTCTCCAAGACCTACGCCAACGGGGTGCAGGCGCTGCACGACGTGACCCTCACGATCCCGGCGGGGATGTACGGCCTTCTCGGTCCCAACGGCGCCGGCAAGTCCACGCTGATGCGCATCCTGGCCACGTTGCAGGAGCCGGATCGCGGCAGCATCCACCTGGGCGACCTCGATGTCGTCCGCGAGAAGCACGCGGTGCGGCAGACGCTGGGCTACCTGCCGCAGGAGTTCGGGGTCTACCCGAAGGTGAGCGCGGAGGAGCTGCTCGGCCACTACGCGCTGCTCAAAGGAATCGGAGGCCGCCGGGCGCGGAGGGAGGTGGTGGAGGCCCTCCTGCGGCAGACGAACCTCTGGGAGGTGCGCAAGCAGAAGCTGGGCGGGTACTCGGGTGGGATGAAACAGCGGTTCGGCGTCGCCCTGGCGCTATTGGGCAACCCGAAGCTGATGATCGTGGACGAGCCTACGGCGGGCCTGGATCCGGCCGAGCGAGTG includes these proteins:
- a CDS encoding ATP-binding cassette domain-containing protein, whose translation is MELKIEGVSKTYANGVQALHDVTLTIPAGMYGLLGPNGAGKSTLMRILATLQEPDRGSIHLGDLDVVREKHAVRQTLGYLPQEFGVYPKVSAEELLGHYALLKGIGGRRARREVVEALLRQTNLWEVRKQKLGGYSGGMKQRFGVALALLGNPKLMIVDEPTAGLDPAERV